The following coding sequences lie in one Girardinichthys multiradiatus isolate DD_20200921_A chromosome 13, DD_fGirMul_XY1, whole genome shotgun sequence genomic window:
- the cfap20 gene encoding cilia- and flagella-associated protein 20 isoform X1, which yields MFKNTFQSGFLSILYSIGSKPLQIWDKKVRNGHIKRVADNDIHSNVLEIEGANVSTTYITCPADPKKTLGIKLPFLVMIIKNLKKYFTFEVQVLDDKNVRRRFRASNYQSTTRVKPFICTMPMRLDDGWNQIQFNLSDFTRRAYGTNYTETLRVQIHANCRIRRVYFSDRLYSEDELPAEFKLYLPVQNQKAKQ from the exons ATGTTCAAGAATACGTTTCAAAGCGGGTTTTTATCTATATTGTACAGCATCGGCAGCAAACCGCTTCAAATATGGGACAAAAAA GTGAGAAACGGTCACATCAAGAGAGTAGCTGATAATGACATTCATTCAAATGTGCTGGAGATTGAAGGAGCAAATGTCAG CACCACCTATATAAcatgtccggctgatcccaagaAGACTCTCGGGATCAAGCTTCCCTTTTTGGTGATGATTATTAAGAACCTAAAGAAGTACTTCACCTTTGAAGTCCAG GTGCTGGACGATAAAAATGTAAGGCGACGGTTTCGAGCAAGCAACTATCAGAGCACAACGCGAGTGAAGCCGTTTATCTGCACCATGCCCATGAGGCTCGACGACGGCTGGAATCAGATTCAGTTCAACCTGTCGGACTTCACCAGGAGAGCATATGGGACCAATTACACCGAGACGCTGCGAGTACAG attCATGCAAACTGTCGCATCAGGAGGGTTTATTTTTCTGACAGACTCTACTCTGAGGATGAGCTTCCTGCAGAGTTTAAACTCTATCTGCCTGTCCAGAACCAGAAGGCCAAG CAGTAG
- the cfap20 gene encoding cilia- and flagella-associated protein 20 isoform X2, which translates to MFKNTFQSGFLSILYSIGSKPLQIWDKKVRNGHIKRVADNDIHSNVLEIEGANVSTTYITCPADPKKTLGIKLPFLVMIIKNLKKYFTFEVQVLDDKNVRRRFRASNYQSTTRVKPFICTMPMRLDDGWNQIQFNLSDFTRRAYGTNYTETLRVQIHANCRIRRVYFSDRLYSEDELPAEFKLYLPVQNQKAK; encoded by the exons ATGTTCAAGAATACGTTTCAAAGCGGGTTTTTATCTATATTGTACAGCATCGGCAGCAAACCGCTTCAAATATGGGACAAAAAA GTGAGAAACGGTCACATCAAGAGAGTAGCTGATAATGACATTCATTCAAATGTGCTGGAGATTGAAGGAGCAAATGTCAG CACCACCTATATAAcatgtccggctgatcccaagaAGACTCTCGGGATCAAGCTTCCCTTTTTGGTGATGATTATTAAGAACCTAAAGAAGTACTTCACCTTTGAAGTCCAG GTGCTGGACGATAAAAATGTAAGGCGACGGTTTCGAGCAAGCAACTATCAGAGCACAACGCGAGTGAAGCCGTTTATCTGCACCATGCCCATGAGGCTCGACGACGGCTGGAATCAGATTCAGTTCAACCTGTCGGACTTCACCAGGAGAGCATATGGGACCAATTACACCGAGACGCTGCGAGTACAG attCATGCAAACTGTCGCATCAGGAGGGTTTATTTTTCTGACAGACTCTACTCTGAGGATGAGCTTCCTGCAGAGTTTAAACTCTATCTGCCTGTCCAGAACCAGAAGGCCAAG TAG